One part of the Arabidopsis thaliana chromosome 1 sequence genome encodes these proteins:
- a CDS encoding MuDR family transposase: protein MAIETVREKVMVLCHLNGYIKYGADGVYYEGSILKKITIMRKTALSRLLDRLYQLFGLDKQKSEFKIFGKYPVDVSPDLFTYVHFPVLNDSSLETMLEVPRNHPSVNNLEFYLEAQPTSDAVVVPVTCSSPLESPDSSSKRQRITQQEIVDNNSGSAGILVKVVNSGALKPCLLPRLWIDDDHDMHLGLCFKDRDELKKAVDWWCIRRRRNCIVRETEKEMYTFECVRWKCKWSLRAARMEEHGLVEITKYTGPHTCSHEYPNDFESEFAADEIERVVRIQPTLSIAELKKWWKEKTGYELQTSKMRDGKLEVIKRVFGDEDQSFRVMPKLISAFHSSNGLLVDWQYDLFPNPDFASFRGVFWSFSQSIEGFQHCRPLIVVDTKSLNGKYQLKLMIASGVDAANKFFPLAFAVTKEVSTDSWRWFFTKIREKVTQRKDLCLISSPLRDIVAVVNEPGSLWQEPWAHHKFCLNHLRSQFLGVFRDYNLESLVEQAGSTNQKEEFDSYMNDIKEKNPEAWKWLDQIPRHKWALAHDSGLRYGIIEIDREALFAVCRGFPYCTVAMTGGVMLMFDELRSSFDKSLSSIYSSLNRGVVYTEPFMDKLEEFMTDSIPYVITQLERDSFKVSESSEKEEWIVQLNVSTCTCRKFQSYKFPCLHALAVFEKLKINPLQYVDECYTVEQYCKTYAATFSPVPDVAAWPEDCRVPTLFPPSQQLSPNT from the coding sequence ATGGCGATTGAAACAGTCAGAGAAAAGGTTATGGTGTTGTGTCACTTGAATGGTTATATTAAGTATGGTGCTGATGGCGTATACTATGAAGGATCCATTCTTAAAAAGATCACAATTATGCGAAAGACTGCCTTAAGCAGATTGTTGGATAGGCTTTATCAATTGTTTGGATTAGATAAGCAGAAATCAGAGTTCAAAATCTTCGGTAAGTACCCTGTAGATGTTTCACCGGATCTCTTTACGTATGTACATTTTCCCGTGTTGAACGACTCTAGTTTGGAGACTATGCTTGAGGTTCCAAGGAATCATCCTTCTGTAAACAATTTGGAATTCTATTTGGAAGCTCAACCAACTTCTGATGCTGTCGTTGTTCCTGTTACTTGTTCATCGCCACTGGAAAGTCCTGATAGTTCCTCAAAAAGACAGAGGATCACACAACAAGAAATAGTGGATAATAATTCAGGCTCAGCTGGCATCTTGGTTAAAGTTGTCAATTCTGGTGCTTTAAAACCCTGTCTTCTGCCTAGACTGTGGATTGATGACGATCATGACATGCATTTAGGACTGTGTTTTAAAGATAGAGATGAGTTAAAGAAGGCAGTGGATTGGTGGTGCATTAGAAGGCGGCGAAATTGTATAGTAAGAGAGACCGAGAAGGAAATGTACACGTTTGAGTGCGTAAGATGGAAATGCAAGTGGTCACTACGGGCAGCAAGAATGGAAGAACACGGACTTGTTGAGATAACCAAATATACTGGCCCACATACTTGTAGTCATGAGTATCCAAATGATTTTGAGTCAGAGTTTGCAGCAGATGAGATTGAACGTGTTGTCAGGATACAGCCCACACTCTCAATTGCAGAGTTGAAGAAATGgtggaaagaaaaaactggCTATGAGCTTCAAACTTCCAAGATGCGGGATGGGAAACTGGAAGTAATCAAAAGAGTATTTGGAGATGAGGATCAAAGTTTCAGAGTCATGCCCAAGTTAATATCTGCATTTCACTCATCTAATGGGCTTCTCGTGGACTGGCAATATGATCTTTTTCCTAATCCTGATTTTGCATCCTTCCGTGGCGTGTTTTGGTCATTTTCACAGTCTATCGAAGGGTTTCAACACTGTAGACCTTTGATCGTCGTGGACACTAAAAGTTTGAACGGTAAGTACCAATTGAAACTGATGATTGCCTCAGGAGTAGATGCAGCCAACAAATTTTTTCCCCTTGCCTTTGCGGTTACTAAAGAAGTGTCTACTGATAGTTGGCGTTGGTTTTTCACTAAAATCAGAGAGAAGGTTACGCAAAGGAAAGACCTTTGCCTCATCTCCAGTCCTCTCCGGGACATAGTCGCTGTTGTTAATGAACCAGGGTCTCTGTGGCAAGAACCATGGGCTCATCACAAGTTCTGTCTGAATCATTTGCGCTCTCAATTCCTTGGCGTTTTTCGAGACTACAACCTGGAGAGTCTTGTGGAGCAGGCTGGATCCACGAATCAGAAGGAAGAATTTGATTCCTACATGAATGacatcaaagagaagaaccCAGAAGCTTGGAAATGGTTAGATCAAATCCCAAGACATAAGTGGGCATTGGCTCATGACAGTGGTCTGAGATATGGAATCATAGAGATAGATAGAGAAGCTCTATTTGCAGTTTGTAGAGGCTTTCCTTATTGTACAGTTGCAATGACAGGGGGTGTGATGCTTATGTTTGATGAGTTGAGATCCTCTTTTGATAAGTCTCTTAGTTCTATTTATAGCTCTCTTAACCGCGGTGTTGTGTACACAGAACCTTTCATGGACAAGCTTGAAGAGTTCATGACAGATTCCATTCCTTACGTTATAACGCAGTTAGAGAGAGATTCATTTAAGGTCTCAGAGTCCTCAGAAAAGGAGGAATGGATTGTCCAGTTAAATGTCTCAACCTGCACGTGTAGGAAGTTCCAAAGTTACAAGTTCCCATGTCTGCACGCTCTAGCAGTCTTTGAGAAGCTCAAAATCAACCCTTTGCAGTATGTAGACGAGTGTTACACTGTTGAACAATATTGCAAAACTTACGCTGCTACATTTTCTCCTGTTCCGGACGTTGCAGCTTGGCCGGAAGATTGCAGAGTTCCAACACTGTTTCCTCCTAGTCAGCAGCTTAGTCCTAACACATAA